One window of the Rhipicephalus sanguineus isolate Rsan-2018 chromosome 2, BIME_Rsan_1.4, whole genome shotgun sequence genome contains the following:
- the LOC119383660 gene encoding uncharacterized protein LOC119383660, producing the protein MVRYKCAVTGCASSSETGGLSFHSFPTADDRRKMWLEALGCGSSGSTLARRVCSLHFDERAFTRVGSETQRGMKRRRLCPDAVPKGSASAAGVGRAITEERTGTDAAMLVCPMEASWTVEHNPSALTNTSDNSIHFVESDFAIGCNAEVGTDTGACGDMSLTHLTAGCKPKESARSDHSYCRMRHFAVQTDGVQATHMVSKGVQVATTPKVRSEGTQTDFQAWSTAGCGDELEDTAEILDSSGHRIRAPLPSSPIRCSTPLPSAKDLDETYEPSFHDSHLPSGCDSVPPSAEKQYIVFESCLMELFSMCTVCQASCKAETTLYGSLLQVETTCACGHKSCWLSQPKVSNRALGGMLLCAAICFSGASPEKVLRLLKQANIQVPSTRTYYSYQGALFQPAIQRVWDTEREAVIESLHGPVALAGDGRCDSPGFSAKFMTYTFMAIQTSKIIHFVQVQLGENSEVRSSNAMEKFGLKKGLGELKDQNVTICSLTTDRHVGIKKYMRTCEPGIEHTYDAWHVGKGVKKKLTVAAKKSACAALKDWIQPVVNHLYWCVAVSEGDGDLLVAMWKSMLNHVINMHAGHDSPYPRCLHGDVQNGKWLTPGTPAYARLVSIATEQGLLKDIRKLSSSGQTYGLESYHSLLIRFAPKSVAFSTMMMRARTQLAALHHNENAGREQAVVARNCALRWKRKMLRAKKGAEVVCPVKSKPTYAYVDKLMTEMLHESSSCSSLKKAQQQRSSTSSSPKPLAMIQLNQPRLSKSELVAARQSRFVACSVQDMP; encoded by the exons ATGGTTCGATATAAGTGCGCGGTAACCGGCTGCGCAAGCAGCAGCGAAACTGGGGGACTGTCGTTTCATTCTTTTCCCACGGCCGATGATCGACGGAAAATGTGGTTGGAGGCGCTAGGCTGTGGAAGCAGTGGAAGTACACTGGCACGCCGGGTATGCTCGCTGCATTTCGACGAGCGCGCCTTCACACGTGTTGGCTCCGAGACTCAACGTGGTATGAAGCGACGGCGGCTGTGCCCCGACGCAGTTCCGAAAGGCAGCGCATCTGCTGCTGGGGTTGGACGTGCTATTACTGAAGAGCGCACAGGAACAGACGCTGCC ATGCTTGTATGCCCTATGGAAGCATCATGGACAGTGGAACACAATCCTTCAGCACTCACCAACACATCG GATAACAGCATTCATTTCGTGGAGTCGGACTTCGCCATTGGCTGCAATGCAGAAGTTGGCACAGACACCGGAGCATGCGGTGACATGTCCCTCACTCATCTGACTGCCGGTTGCAAG CCTAAAGAGAGTGCCAGAAGTGACCACAGTTACTGCAGAATGCGTCATTTTGCTGTGCAAACTGATGGGGTGCAAGCTACACACATGGTGTCGAAAG GTGTGCAGGTGGCAACTACTCCAAAAGTTCGTTCCGAAGGGACACAGACGGACTTCCAGGCTTGGTCAACTGCGGGATGTGGGGATGAATTGGAAGACACTGCAGAGATACTTGACTCATCAGGTCACCGTATAAGAGCACCGCTTCCATCATCTCCAATAAGATGCTCGACACCACTGCCATCGGCAAAGGATCTCGACGAAACATATGAGCCATCATTTCATGACTCACATCT ACCAAGTGGTTGTGATTCTGTGCCACCTAGCGCTGAAAAACAGTACATCGTTTTTGAAAGCTGCTTGATGGAGCTATTCAGCATGTGCACAGTTTGCCAAGCATCGTGTAAAGCTGAAACTACACTCTATGGCTCCCTTCTACAAGTTGAGACCACCTGTGCTTGTGGGCACAAGAGTTGTTGGTTGAGCCAACCAAAAGTTTCTAATAGGGCTttgggtggcatgcttttgtgTGCCGCTATATGCTTCTCAGGCGCGAGTCCTGAGAAAGTTCTGAGGCTGCTGAAGCAAGCCAATATTCAAGTGCCATCTACGAGGACCTACTACAGCTACCAAGGTGCACTGTTCCAGCCCGCCATACAACGT GTTTGGGACACTGAACGAGAGGCTGTAATCGAAAGCCTTCATGGACCAGTAGCATTAGCTGGTGACGGCCGGTGCGACTCTCCCGGGTTTTCTGCGAAGTTCATGACTTACACTTTCATGGCCATTCAAACTAGTAAAATCATCCATTTCGTTCAGGTGCAGCTTGGAGAG AACAGCGAGGTGAGATCCAGCAATGCCATGGAAAAATTTGGCCTGAAGAAGGGACTTGGGGAGCTAAAGGACCAGAACGTCACTATTTGTTCATTAACTACTGACAGGCACGTGGGCATCAAAAAGTACATGAGGACATGTGAGCCGGGTATTGAACATACCTACGACGCgtggcatgttggtaaag GTGTCAAGAAAAAGCTCACAGTTGCAGCCAAGAAATCTGCTTGTGCTGCCTTGAAAGATTGGATACAGCCAGTGGTCAACCATCTGTACTGGTGTGTTGCCGTTAGTGAAGGTGACGGGGATCTACTGGTAGCCATGTGGAAGA GCATGCTGAACCACGTCATAAACATGCACGCTGGCCATGACAGCCCTTATCCGAGGTGTCTGCACGGGGATGTGCAAAATGGAAAGTGGTTGACACCAG GCACCCCGGCTTACGCACGTCTCGTGAGCATAGCTACAGAACAGGGGCTACTGAAGGATATAAGGAAGCTTTCCTCTTCTGGACAAACTTATGGACTTGAATCGTATCACAGTCTCCTAATAAGATTTGCCCCGAAGTCTGTCGCATTCAGCACCATGATGATGCGTGCAAG GACACAGTTGGCTGCTCTTCACCACAACGAAAATGCAGGTCGAGAGCAGGCAGTAGTGGCAAGAAATTGTGCACTCAGATGGAAGAGGAAAATGCTCCGTGCAAAGAAGGGAGCGGAAGTTGTTTGCCCAGTAAAAAGCAAGCCAACTTACG CTTATGTGGACAAGCTAATGACGGAGATGCTGCACGAGAGCTCTTCATGCAGTTCTCTCAAGAAGGCACAGCAGCAGCgaagcagcaccagcagcagccCCAAGCCTCTGGCCATGATCCAGCTCAACCAGCCAAGGCTATCGAAGAGTGAACTCGTAGCTGCACGGCAATCGCGATTTGTGGCGTGCTCAGTGCAGGACATGCCATGA